A single region of the Montipora capricornis isolate CH-2021 chromosome 13, ASM3666992v2, whole genome shotgun sequence genome encodes:
- the LOC138029761 gene encoding uncharacterized protein, with translation MFPDSKIATGFNFSRSSASYMIGEGLAPCFKTVIIDDVKKSNLLFTMHCDETTTALVKKQMDLTLRYWSPTRNEVWVAYYTSLFFGHAEGAKVASRMFSQMKDDGIPMGKLIALARDGPNVNKTILNELQQMIKDDYPQFAGFADIGSCVLHVVHNAFGKGLEKYGKEVDQLCLDLHAIFKHSAARREDYQQLQFDMGVELHTFQQHTEVRWLSIGPAISRIMEQWDAICQFIRDLGKNEKTAPKSIKYKRVAAMLTEGEKYATKVLLEFLKRTFTLFEEFLTLFQKSTPTIHLVYDSMCLTLLKVMRRFLKPTALEGKFGATLGSVSCEDVKLQLTDNELVNGDQTRKALACLNPAKQRLAILGIRAFYVATVSHLQSRLPLGNKLLRDLGCLNPLKRHRKSTDSSIQNRSKKLQPQLDVSSVLDEWKLLQADQEVSELDTNQRVDHYWNAVFLLKSIDGNSRYQCLPLVIKSGSVFAQQMLSLKGVCRKMQEWSPVRGQH, from the coding sequence ATGTTCCCAGACAGTAAAATTGCAACAGGCTTCAACTTTAGCAGATCAAGTGCTTCCTATATGATTGGTGAAGGATTGGCACCTTGTTTCAAGACAGTCATTATTGACGATGTGAAGAAATCTAATCTTCTCTTTACCATGCACTGTGATGAAACAACCACTGCTCTGGTGAAAAAGCAAATGGACTTGACACTTCGCTACTGGTCACCTACTCGCAATGAAGTTTGGGTTGCATACTACACGTCACTGTTTTTTGGTCATGCTGAAGGAGCCAAAGTGGCATCAAGGATGTTCAGTCAAATGAAGGATGATGGAATTCCTATGGGCAAACTAATTGCACTTGCTCGAGATGGcccaaatgtaaacaaaactatTTTGAATGAATTGCAGCAAATGATTAAAGATGATTATCCACAGTTTGCTGGTTTTGCTGACATTGGTAGTTGTGTACTTCATGTTGTGCATAATGCCTTTGGGAAAGGCTTAGAGAAATATGGCAAGGAAGTAGATCAGCTTTGTTTGGATCTCCATGCTATTTTCAAGCATAGTGCTGCGAGGAGGGAAGACTACCAACAACTACAGTTTGACATGGGAGTTGAATTGCACACATTCCAGCAGCACACAGAGGTACGTTGGCTTAGTATTGGTCCTGCTATTTCTCGTATTATGGAACAGTGGGATGCTATATGCCAGTTTATCAGAGATCTGGGAAAGAATGAGAAAACAGCACCTAAGAGCATCAAATACAAACGGGTGGCAGCAATGCTTACAGAAGGAGAAAAGTATGCAACTAAAGTTCTGCTTGAATTTTTGAAACGTACTTTTACTCTGTTTGAAGAATTTCTAACTCTCTTCCAGAAGAGTACACCAACTATACACTTGGTTTATGACAGCATGTGCCTAACCCTTCTGAAAGTAATGCGAAGGTTCCTGAAGCCCACTGCACTGGAAGGCAAATTTGGTGCTACACTAGGTTCTGTTTCCTGTGAGGATGTCAAGTTACAGCTTACTGACAACGAGCTTGTCAATGGTGATCAAACCAGAAAGGCCTTAGCATGTTTGAATCCTGCAAAGCAGAGGCTGGCTATTCTTGGCATTAGAGCATTTTATGTTGCCACAGTATCCCACCTTCAGTCACGGCTACCCCTAGGAAATAAGCTCTTGCGAGACCTTGGCTGCCTAAATCCCCTCAAAAGACACCGGAAATCTACAGATTCCTCTATCCAGAATCGTTCTAAGAAACTTCAGCCTCAGCTAGATGTCTCATCTGTGCTGGACGAGTGGAAATTGCTACAAGCAGATCAAGAGGTATCTGAACTTGATACTAATCAGCGGGTTGATCATTACTGGAATGCTGTGTTCCTGCTAAAGTCAATTGATGGTAACAGTCGATATCAATGTCTGCCCCTAGTGATCAAATCTGGATCTGTATTTGCCCAACAAATGCTGAGCCTGAAAGGAGTCTGTCGAAAAATGCAAGAGTGGTCACCAGTGAGAGGTCAGCACTAG